A window of the bacterium genome harbors these coding sequences:
- a CDS encoding ABC transporter substrate-binding protein, which yields MERFRILILPAVFALVFLTCLTGCRGREGQGRAPDEFIVGLEGAPASLDPRYATDAYGVRIIPLLFNGLLTEEPSGALVPDLAERWENPDPLTHRLTLKKNVRFHDGSPFSSKDVKATFSYVMDPANGCPSAGSLKALSSVETPDGYTVVFRLKEPFVSFPYQLRQGILPERLAGKKDLGEELTGTGPFKLDRIKPGEEITLLPNPECYRGAPLVEGLRFRILGNATTRLLELKSGGIDLLQNAVPPYSVKFLEREENLKIIRAPGPSYQYLGFNLEDKIVGDAKVRRAIAHALDRKSLIEFVLQGQARPAKALFSPEHIAFAPGAEEIPFDLEEAKTLLDSAGYPDPDGDGPAMRFSLSYKTSSDKTANEVAQVIANQLRRAGIGVEVRSFEWGTFFGDVKKGNFQMMSLRWIGLTDPDVLHYIFHSSSVPPAGANRGRVRDAEIDAWLDASRSEPDFSKRMELYRKAQEKAASECYYVSLWWLDNVVVMNRGFDGFTPYPGGEYTSLAKVRRVR from the coding sequence ATGGAAAGATTCAGGATATTAATTCTTCCGGCCGTCTTTGCGCTCGTGTTTCTGACGTGCCTGACCGGCTGCCGGGGCAGGGAGGGGCAGGGGAGAGCGCCGGACGAGTTCATCGTCGGCCTCGAAGGCGCTCCGGCCAGCCTCGACCCGCGCTACGCGACCGACGCCTACGGCGTGAGGATAATTCCCCTCCTCTTCAACGGCCTCCTAACCGAGGAGCCCTCCGGGGCGCTCGTTCCCGATCTCGCCGAAAGGTGGGAGAACCCTGATCCGCTGACTCACCGCCTGACCCTCAAAAAGAACGTCCGCTTTCACGACGGCTCGCCGTTTAGCTCTAAAGACGTAAAGGCCACCTTCTCCTACGTCATGGACCCGGCCAACGGCTGCCCCTCGGCGGGCTCGCTGAAGGCGCTTTCCTCCGTAGAGACCCCCGATGGCTACACGGTAGTCTTCCGGCTCAAAGAGCCCTTCGTCTCCTTTCCCTACCAGCTCCGGCAGGGGATATTGCCCGAGAGGCTAGCGGGCAAAAAGGACCTCGGGGAAGAGCTAACCGGAACCGGCCCCTTCAAACTCGACAGAATAAAGCCCGGCGAGGAGATTACCCTTTTGCCCAATCCGGAATGCTACAGGGGCGCTCCCCTCGTCGAAGGACTGCGCTTCCGGATACTGGGCAACGCCACAACGCGGCTTCTGGAGCTTAAATCCGGCGGAATCGATCTCCTGCAGAACGCCGTCCCGCCCTACTCGGTGAAGTTTCTCGAACGCGAGGAAAACCTGAAAATCATACGCGCTCCCGGCCCCTCCTACCAGTATCTCGGCTTCAATCTCGAAGACAAAATCGTCGGCGACGCGAAGGTCAGGCGGGCGATAGCCCACGCGCTGGACAGAAAATCCCTCATAGAGTTCGTTCTGCAGGGGCAGGCGCGGCCCGCGAAGGCGCTCTTCTCCCCGGAACACATCGCCTTCGCGCCGGGAGCGGAGGAGATTCCCTTCGACCTCGAAGAGGCGAAGACCCTTCTCGACTCTGCGGGGTACCCCGACCCCGACGGCGACGGCCCCGCCATGCGCTTTTCGCTCTCGTACAAGACCTCCAGCGACAAGACCGCCAACGAGGTGGCGCAGGTCATCGCCAATCAGCTTCGCCGGGCGGGAATAGGCGTCGAGGTGCGCAGCTTCGAGTGGGGGACCTTCTTCGGCGACGTGAAGAAGGGCAACTTCCAGATGATGAGCCTTCGGTGGATAGGGCTCACCGACCCGGATGTCCTCCACTATATCTTCCACTCCTCCTCTGTGCCCCCGGCGGGGGCCAACAGGGGAAGGGTGAGGGACGCCGAAATAGACGCCTGGCTCGACGCCTCGCGAAGCGAGCCCGATTTCTCCAAGCGGATGGAGCTTTACAGGAAGGCGCAGGAGAAGGCAGCCAGCGAGTGCTATTACGTCAGCCTCTGGTGGCTGGACAACGTCGTCGTGATGAACAGGGGGTTCGACGGCTTTACGCCCTATCCCGGCGGGGAATATACCAGTCTGGCGAAGGTCAGGAGGGTCAGGTAG
- a CDS encoding histidinol-phosphate transaminase, whose amino-acid sequence MSVEKARFQALVSPTVLDLRPYRPGKPIEELKREKGLSRIIKMASNENPLGPSPKAVERLRECAGGMNLYPDGYGYELKKALSGKFGVKPEEIALGNGSSEIIEMTVRLFCGPGKKAVVASPSFSIYHITVKAQGGEVVEVPLKDHAVDLGAILEAVDANTSLVILGNPNNPTGTVFGGEEWKRFFERLPENVAILLDEAYAEFADSEDFPNGLEYIRKGKPLIVARTFSKAYGLAGLRIGYGFADAEIIDYMNRLRLPFNANLAAQEAARAALSDEEFLAKSLSVNSAGRKALYEFFEAEGVEYIKSEANFMMAKVGDGDSFFSAMLDEGVIIRSASGFGAPEWIRVSIGLPEEIEIFKKAFLRVKARLGKV is encoded by the coding sequence ATGAGCGTGGAAAAAGCGAGGTTTCAGGCGCTGGTCTCCCCGACGGTGCTTGACCTTCGGCCCTACAGGCCGGGAAAGCCGATAGAGGAACTGAAGCGCGAGAAGGGGCTGTCCCGGATAATCAAGATGGCCAGCAACGAAAACCCCCTCGGCCCCTCCCCGAAGGCGGTTGAGAGACTGCGCGAGTGCGCGGGCGGGATGAACCTCTACCCCGACGGCTACGGCTACGAGCTCAAGAAGGCGCTCTCAGGAAAATTCGGCGTGAAACCCGAGGAGATAGCCCTCGGGAACGGCTCCAGCGAGATAATAGAGATGACCGTCCGCCTCTTTTGCGGGCCGGGCAAAAAGGCCGTCGTCGCGAGCCCCTCCTTTAGCATCTATCACATCACCGTGAAGGCGCAGGGAGGCGAGGTGGTCGAAGTCCCCCTCAAGGACCACGCGGTGGACCTCGGGGCGATTCTCGAAGCGGTAGACGCGAACACCTCTTTGGTTATCCTCGGCAATCCCAACAACCCCACCGGCACGGTCTTCGGCGGCGAGGAATGGAAGCGCTTTTTCGAGAGGTTGCCGGAGAACGTGGCAATCCTTCTCGACGAGGCTTACGCGGAGTTCGCGGATAGTGAAGATTTCCCGAACGGATTGGAATACATCCGGAAGGGAAAGCCTTTAATCGTGGCGCGGACCTTCTCCAAGGCTTACGGCCTCGCGGGGCTCCGCATCGGCTATGGTTTCGCCGACGCCGAGATTATCGACTACATGAACCGCCTGCGCCTTCCCTTCAACGCCAACCTCGCGGCGCAGGAGGCGGCGCGGGCCGCCCTCTCCGACGAGGAATTTCTGGCGAAATCCCTTTCCGTCAATTCCGCCGGAAGAAAGGCCCTCTACGAGTTTTTCGAGGCCGAAGGTGTCGAGTACATAAAGAGCGAGGCCAATTTCATGATGGCGAAGGTGGGCGACGGCGATTCCTTCTTTTCGGCGATGCTCGACGAGGGAGTCATAATACGCTCCGCCAGCGGGTTCGGAGCGCCGGAATGGATACGGGTGAGCATTGGGCTCCCCGAAGAGATTGAGATATTCAAGAAGGCTTTTTTGCGGGTCAAGGCCCGCCTGGGGAAGGTGTGA
- the pheA gene encoding prephenate dehydratase: MATGDDKLKNKLSKLRRKIDEVDGKLLELLNERAKVAVEVGEAKKAKGGSFYAPSREDDIVRSLQEKNPGPFPSSAIRPVWKEIISASLSLEQPLTVAYLGPQASFTHQACRKHFGLSALYLPVRSISEVFDFVEKGKADFGVIPVENTTEGAVSNTLDRFLDSETKIVGEVMLRISLNLMNKTGKKSDIHKVYSHPHALPQCREWLEANLPEVPTLEASSTAQAALMAAEDPSVAAVAGQLAGELYGLETVEAKIEDNPNNFTRFLVIGKEIPEAGSCNKTSLLFAIKDQAGALYHMLQPFDENGINLTKIESRPMKRKAWEYVFFLDCEGHVNDPALRRAIEGLSKVCQFVKVLGSYPCGEKPE; the protein is encoded by the coding sequence ATGGCGACCGGCGACGACAAACTAAAAAACAAGCTTAGCAAGCTTCGCCGGAAGATCGACGAAGTTGACGGGAAGCTTCTCGAACTCCTCAACGAACGCGCAAAAGTCGCGGTCGAGGTGGGCGAGGCAAAAAAGGCGAAGGGGGGTTCCTTCTACGCTCCCTCCCGCGAAGACGATATCGTGAGGAGCCTGCAGGAGAAAAATCCCGGCCCCTTCCCCTCTTCGGCGATCCGCCCGGTGTGGAAGGAGATTATCTCCGCCTCCCTTTCGCTGGAGCAGCCTCTCACCGTGGCTTATCTGGGGCCGCAGGCCTCCTTCACCCATCAGGCGTGCCGCAAGCACTTCGGCCTGAGCGCCCTTTACCTGCCGGTGCGCTCGATTTCCGAGGTCTTCGACTTCGTGGAAAAGGGCAAGGCCGATTTCGGGGTTATTCCCGTCGAGAACACCACCGAGGGCGCTGTCAGCAACACCCTCGACCGCTTCCTCGACTCCGAAACCAAGATCGTCGGCGAGGTGATGCTGCGCATAAGCCTCAACCTGATGAACAAGACCGGAAAGAAGAGCGACATCCACAAGGTCTACTCCCATCCCCACGCCCTCCCCCAGTGCAGGGAGTGGCTTGAGGCGAACCTTCCCGAGGTGCCCACCCTCGAAGCCTCCTCGACGGCGCAGGCGGCGCTTATGGCGGCGGAAGACCCCTCGGTGGCGGCGGTGGCGGGCCAGCTCGCGGGAGAGCTCTACGGCCTCGAAACGGTGGAGGCGAAGATAGAGGACAACCCCAACAACTTCACCCGCTTTCTGGTCATCGGCAAGGAGATACCGGAGGCGGGCTCGTGCAACAAGACCTCGCTTCTCTTCGCGATAAAAGACCAGGCGGGGGCGCTCTACCACATGCTCCAGCCCTTCGACGAGAACGGGATAAACCTGACGAAGATCGAATCGCGCCCGATGAAGCGGAAGGCCTGGGAGTACGTCTTTTTTCTCGACTGCGAGGGCCATGTGAACGATCCCGCCCTCCGGAGGGCCATAGAGGGGCTTTCAAAGGTCTGCCAGTTCGTAAAGGTGCTCGGTTCCTACCCCTGCGGGGAGAAGCCCGAATGA
- a CDS encoding universal stress protein, protein MSLRKLLFSTRLEEFSLRAVESLYSLREAGLEEMIFLNVVHYDESAVAASYGFDKHIADELSESARLRFVEWEKRVAAEGLSARHVIELGRVEDKIIEVACREGVDLIVLGERRSLPLDSVYLGGVPMGVARRSPIPVMIFKSPEAAVAHPLNPRPLKTIIYCTDFSEVSDLAYKFLKRLSGAVDKVEIVNLLTDDDFAAHDPEEIRTVEEGRLKLMEGMAAELLELGVLADTHIYAGDAAREIITVCAERDATAILMGTTGRRGVVEAVKGSLSHRVVEKSPVPVILVPLPKKTACE, encoded by the coding sequence ATGTCCCTTCGCAAATTGCTCTTCTCCACGAGACTCGAAGAATTTTCCCTCAGGGCAGTCGAATCGCTCTATTCCCTCAGGGAGGCCGGGCTTGAGGAGATGATTTTCCTCAACGTGGTCCACTACGACGAGAGCGCCGTCGCGGCGAGCTACGGCTTTGACAAGCACATCGCCGACGAACTGAGCGAATCGGCGCGGCTGCGCTTCGTGGAGTGGGAAAAGCGCGTAGCGGCTGAAGGACTTTCGGCGCGCCACGTAATAGAGCTCGGCAGGGTGGAGGACAAGATCATCGAGGTGGCCTGCCGCGAGGGGGTCGATCTCATAGTCCTGGGTGAAAGGCGCAGCCTTCCCCTCGATTCCGTCTACCTCGGCGGCGTTCCCATGGGGGTTGCGCGCCGCTCGCCGATACCGGTAATGATCTTCAAATCTCCCGAAGCGGCCGTAGCGCACCCCCTTAATCCGAGGCCCCTCAAAACGATCATCTACTGCACGGATTTTTCTGAGGTCTCCGACCTAGCTTACAAGTTCCTGAAGAGACTTTCCGGCGCTGTGGACAAGGTCGAGATAGTCAACCTCCTCACCGACGACGACTTCGCCGCCCACGACCCGGAGGAGATACGGACCGTGGAGGAGGGCAGGCTAAAGCTCATGGAGGGGATGGCGGCGGAGCTGCTGGAACTCGGGGTTCTGGCCGATACCCACATCTACGCCGGGGACGCCGCCCGCGAAATAATCACCGTCTGCGCCGAAAGGGATGCGACGGCGATTTTGATGGGAACGACCGGACGCCGGGGAGTCGTCGAGGCGGTAAAGGGGTCGCTCTCCCACCGCGTCGTGGAGAAATCCCCCGTCCCGGTCATATTGGTGCCGCTGCCGAAAAAGACTGCCTGCGAGTAG
- a CDS encoding site-2 protease family protein — MLFFESPQEAILWIFSFLLALTVHEASHSLAADSFGDPTPRVMGRLTLNPFAHLDLIGAIFFLVVGLGWAKPVPVNPRYFSHPRRDEFLVSFAGPASNLTLALLMAGLWRFLVSIAPAVPEAGAAQTPLVFFLGVSLISVKVNIGLALFNLIPIPPLDGSGMVSALLPARLEMEYRRIGQYGFIILFALIFFRAFDRVLFPLVNKLTGVMIGL; from the coding sequence ATGCTCTTTTTCGAGTCGCCCCAGGAGGCGATTCTCTGGATATTCTCCTTTCTGCTGGCGCTGACGGTTCACGAGGCGTCCCACTCCCTCGCGGCGGATTCCTTCGGGGATCCCACGCCGAGAGTGATGGGGAGGCTTACCCTCAACCCCTTCGCGCACCTGGACCTCATCGGCGCGATATTTTTTCTCGTCGTCGGGCTGGGCTGGGCGAAGCCGGTGCCGGTCAACCCGCGCTACTTTAGCCACCCGCGCCGCGACGAGTTTCTGGTGAGCTTCGCCGGTCCGGCCTCGAACCTCACGCTGGCCCTTCTGATGGCGGGGCTCTGGCGCTTTCTGGTCTCGATAGCCCCGGCGGTGCCGGAGGCGGGAGCCGCCCAGACGCCGCTTGTCTTCTTTCTCGGGGTGTCGCTCATCTCGGTGAAGGTTAACATCGGCCTCGCCCTCTTCAACCTGATACCGATACCGCCCCTGGACGGAAGCGGCATGGTCTCGGCGCTCCTCCCCGCGAGGCTGGAGATGGAATACCGGAGGATAGGGCAGTACGGCTTTATAATCCTCTTCGCGCTGATCTTCTTTCGGGCCTTCGACAGGGTGCTCTTCCCGCTGGTGAACAAGCTGACGGGGGTGATGATCGGGCTATGA
- the aroA gene encoding 3-phosphoshikimate 1-carboxyvinyltransferase, with amino-acid sequence MASQTILAGGPLKGTVTVPGDKSISHRSLMFSALAEGVSTITGLQKGLDVKATRQCFEALGVKVFEEGGVLKVEGRGIGGLSEPTDILDCLNSGTTMRLMAGVLAGHSFLSVLTGDRHLRKRPMARILDPLREMGALALGREEDTKAPLVIRGGSLRALEWTTPVASAQVKSAVLLAGLHARGTTWVIEPSPTRDHTERMLGGMGATILREGAGKVGIAGRPKLRPIEIEVPGDPSSAAFWASAALMVPGSDLTVKAISMNEGRTGFFRILKRMGADLEMTLTGDAAGEPVGDLRVRYSKLRGVEVSPEEVPSAIDEFPVLGAIAAIAEGETVVTGAEELRFKESDRIDALAGELRKAGVKVDTFRDGLRITGGGKLNSAAFDSHGDHRLAMSAAILSLALPGGGVVEGAEAAEVSYPEFFKTLSGLSSR; translated from the coding sequence ATGGCAAGCCAGACCATTCTCGCGGGAGGGCCGCTGAAAGGGACGGTCACCGTTCCGGGCGACAAGTCGATCTCCCACCGTTCCCTTATGTTTTCCGCTCTTGCCGAGGGAGTTTCGACGATAACCGGCCTCCAGAAGGGGCTGGACGTGAAGGCCACGCGCCAGTGTTTCGAGGCGCTGGGCGTAAAGGTCTTTGAGGAGGGCGGCGTCCTGAAGGTCGAAGGCAGGGGGATCGGCGGCCTCTCGGAGCCGACAGATATTCTCGACTGCCTCAACTCCGGCACCACCATGCGCCTCATGGCCGGGGTGCTGGCGGGTCACTCCTTCCTCTCCGTCCTCACCGGCGACAGACACCTTCGGAAGCGCCCGATGGCGCGCATCCTCGACCCCCTGCGCGAGATGGGCGCTCTGGCCCTCGGCAGGGAAGAGGATACCAAGGCCCCGCTCGTCATACGCGGCGGGTCTCTTCGCGCCCTGGAATGGACCACCCCGGTGGCAAGCGCGCAGGTAAAGAGCGCCGTGCTCCTCGCGGGTCTCCACGCACGCGGGACGACCTGGGTTATCGAGCCGAGTCCCACCCGCGACCACACCGAGAGGATGCTGGGCGGGATGGGAGCGACGATTCTCCGGGAGGGAGCGGGAAAGGTCGGCATAGCAGGGCGTCCGAAACTCAGGCCCATAGAGATAGAGGTTCCCGGCGACCCCTCTTCGGCTGCCTTCTGGGCCAGCGCCGCCCTCATGGTTCCAGGCTCCGATCTGACCGTCAAAGCCATCTCCATGAACGAGGGCCGGACCGGTTTTTTCAGGATTTTAAAGAGGATGGGAGCCGACCTTGAAATGACCCTGACCGGCGACGCGGCCGGAGAGCCGGTGGGCGATCTTCGCGTGAGGTATTCAAAGCTCAGGGGCGTCGAGGTCTCACCGGAAGAGGTTCCCTCCGCCATAGACGAGTTTCCCGTACTCGGCGCGATTGCGGCGATAGCCGAAGGCGAAACGGTGGTCACCGGCGCGGAGGAGCTTCGCTTCAAGGAATCAGACAGAATCGACGCCCTCGCCGGAGAGCTGCGCAAGGCCGGGGTGAAGGTCGATACCTTCCGCGACGGGCTTCGCATAACCGGTGGCGGCAAGCTGAACTCAGCCGCCTTCGACTCCCACGGCGACCACCGCCTCGCGATGAGCGCGGCGATACTCTCCCTCGCCCTTCCGGGCGGCGGCGTCGTCGAAGGGGCCGAGGCGGCGGAGGTCTCCTACCCGGAGTTTTTCAAAACCCTGAGCGGGCTTTCCTCTCGCTGA
- a CDS encoding rRNA pseudouridine synthase — protein sequence MTLERLQKVLAHRGVASRRASEELITSGKVKVNGVVVTELGTKVDEDKDRIEVEGLEITAAPEEPIVIALNKPKGYVTTVSDPHAEHTVMELVEIPGRRVYPVGRLDKDTRGLLLFTDDGDLAHKLTHPSHGIEKTYRVNAWGEIGPEEMKQLASGVEIEEGKTAPAKIENVRIEGKKIRFTITIREGKKRQIRKMVIAVGGRVSELTRTFFAGIPLGDIPEGAWRILTRREVAVLKRLASATVDKKRTARTAPGRKPAAKTSISENKDGDRRRQTKKQA from the coding sequence ATGACTCTTGAAAGATTGCAAAAAGTGCTCGCCCACAGGGGCGTTGCCTCCCGCCGCGCCTCGGAGGAGCTTATCACCTCCGGCAAGGTGAAGGTGAACGGCGTCGTCGTCACCGAACTCGGCACGAAGGTGGACGAGGACAAGGACCGGATCGAGGTCGAAGGGCTGGAGATAACCGCCGCCCCGGAAGAGCCCATCGTCATCGCCCTCAACAAGCCCAAAGGCTACGTAACCACCGTGAGCGACCCGCACGCCGAGCACACCGTCATGGAGCTTGTGGAGATTCCCGGCCGCCGCGTCTACCCTGTCGGCAGGCTCGACAAGGATACGCGCGGGCTCCTCCTCTTCACCGACGACGGCGACCTCGCCCACAAGCTGACCCACCCCTCCCACGGCATCGAAAAGACCTACCGGGTGAACGCCTGGGGCGAAATAGGCCCCGAGGAGATGAAGCAGCTGGCCTCCGGAGTCGAGATCGAGGAGGGGAAGACGGCCCCGGCGAAGATAGAAAACGTCCGCATCGAGGGCAAGAAGATCCGCTTCACGATAACGATACGCGAGGGCAAGAAGCGGCAGATACGAAAGATGGTGATAGCCGTCGGCGGAAGGGTCTCGGAACTTACCCGCACCTTCTTCGCTGGAATACCCCTTGGCGACATACCCGAGGGAGCCTGGAGGATTCTTACCCGCAGGGAGGTCGCCGTCCTCAAAAGGCTGGCCTCGGCGACGGTGGACAAGAAGCGCACCGCCCGGACCGCGCCGGGAAGAAAACCGGCTGCGAAGACCTCAATTTCGGAGAACAAAGATGGCGACCGGCGACGACAAACTAAAAAACAAGCTTAG
- a CDS encoding segregation/condensation protein A, giving the protein MSETDGRQLLLFGEDNTYLVRLEGFEGPLELLLHLIRKHKYDIYDIPIAAILVEYLAVIEALQEFDIDLAGEFLVMAATLAQIKSRMLLPRPALPEEEEEGGDPRAELVRRLLDYERFREAALGLAGQPLLGRDVFLRPQNQEEKKALRPEPPIETNLYSLLVAFREVLRDAPEEFIHEVSRDRMTTQEAMTELLDRFRLLGDGESIEFHELFSGPPRRDRIVALFMGLLELVKMSAIKIWQPVAFGEIRIMAVSIEED; this is encoded by the coding sequence ATGAGCGAGACCGATGGGCGTCAGCTTCTCCTCTTCGGGGAAGACAACACCTATCTGGTGCGCCTCGAAGGTTTCGAGGGGCCGCTCGAACTGCTTTTGCACCTCATCAGGAAGCACAAGTACGATATCTACGACATACCCATCGCGGCGATACTGGTCGAGTACCTCGCGGTAATAGAGGCCCTTCAGGAGTTCGACATCGACCTCGCCGGAGAGTTTCTGGTGATGGCGGCGACGCTGGCGCAGATAAAATCGAGGATGCTCCTTCCCCGCCCGGCCTTGCCCGAGGAGGAGGAAGAGGGCGGCGACCCGAGGGCCGAACTGGTCCGAAGGCTTCTCGATTACGAGCGGTTCCGCGAGGCGGCGCTCGGCCTCGCCGGGCAGCCGCTGCTCGGCCGGGACGTGTTCCTCCGGCCGCAGAATCAGGAGGAGAAGAAGGCGCTCCGGCCCGAGCCTCCGATAGAGACCAACCTCTACAGCCTTCTCGTCGCCTTCAGGGAGGTGCTGAGGGACGCGCCGGAGGAATTCATCCACGAGGTCAGCCGCGACCGGATGACGACGCAGGAGGCGATGACGGAACTTCTCGACAGATTCCGCCTCCTGGGGGACGGCGAATCGATAGAGTTTCACGAGCTTTTTTCCGGCCCGCCGAGAAGGGACCGTATCGTCGCCCTCTTCATGGGGCTTCTGGAGCTGGTAAAGATGAGCGCCATAAAGATATGGCAGCCGGTGGCTTTCGGAGAAATAAGAATTATGGCCGTCAGCATAGAGGAAGATTAG
- the ftsY gene encoding signal recognition particle-docking protein FtsY, with the protein MSEDKKPGFLGKIFGKTGGGAEAPVETSAEASFLARLRDGLTKTRSTFQKGLDRALFGKKKVDAETLEELEEALVTADIGVNTALRLVGEVSERVRRNELSDPEALREHLKKRIGEILLQDEGHFDLGPEKPRVVLVIGVNGVGKTTTIGKLAAKFTSQGKKVIIGAADTFRAAAIEQLAVWGERAGAEVVRHAHGSDPAAVAYDAIEAGKARGADLVLIDTAGRLHTKHNLMEEMKKIRRVSQKSLEGAPHETMLVLDATTGQNAISQAKQFMEAVGVDSIALTKLDGTAKGGVIVGICDELKIPVKFVGIGEKVEDLRPFDAKEFVEALF; encoded by the coding sequence TTGTCAGAAGATAAAAAGCCAGGTTTCCTCGGGAAAATTTTCGGCAAAACCGGCGGCGGGGCCGAAGCTCCCGTGGAAACTTCCGCCGAAGCTTCCTTTCTCGCCCGCCTGCGCGACGGCCTCACCAAGACCAGGTCCACCTTCCAGAAGGGGCTCGACCGCGCCCTCTTCGGCAAGAAGAAAGTGGACGCCGAAACCCTTGAAGAGCTTGAAGAAGCGCTCGTCACCGCCGACATAGGCGTAAACACCGCGCTTAGGCTGGTCGGCGAGGTCAGCGAGAGGGTCAGGCGCAACGAACTCTCCGACCCGGAGGCGCTGCGCGAGCATCTGAAGAAGAGAATCGGCGAGATACTCCTTCAGGACGAGGGGCATTTCGACCTCGGACCTGAAAAGCCCCGCGTCGTCCTCGTCATCGGCGTAAACGGCGTCGGAAAGACCACCACCATAGGGAAACTCGCGGCCAAATTCACCTCGCAGGGCAAAAAGGTGATAATCGGGGCCGCCGACACCTTCCGCGCCGCCGCCATCGAGCAACTCGCCGTCTGGGGAGAGCGAGCCGGGGCCGAGGTCGTCCGCCACGCCCACGGCTCCGACCCCGCCGCCGTCGCCTATGACGCGATAGAGGCGGGCAAGGCGCGCGGGGCGGATCTCGTCCTCATCGACACCGCCGGGAGGCTCCACACCAAGCACAACCTGATGGAGGAGATGAAGAAGATACGCCGCGTCTCCCAAAAGAGCCTCGAAGGGGCACCCCACGAGACGATGCTGGTTCTCGACGCCACCACCGGGCAAAACGCCATAAGCCAGGCCAAGCAGTTCATGGAGGCGGTCGGCGTCGATTCCATCGCGCTGACCAAGCTTGACGGAACAGCCAAGGGCGGGGTGATCGTCGGCATCTGCGACGAGCTTAAAATTCCCGTCAAATTCGTCGGAATCGGCGAGAAGGTCGAAGACCTCAGACCTTTCGATGCGAAAGAGTTCGTCGAAGCGCTCTTTTAA
- the scpB gene encoding SMC-Scp complex subunit ScpB: MERTALIRAIEAVIFVSSEPVETKRLLEVFEPEEVSASELMDALDSLRRDFVGRGTELCEVSGGWQFRTSPDVADYVARLDMPRPSRLSQASLETIAIIAYRQPVTRTDIEEVRGVDSGAVVRTLMEKGLVRVVGKKDVPGRPMLLGTTRKFLEVFGLSSLTDLPTLREIEELTQAAEDGASPSSQPSLSFGGAEPRPREIPELPMDENDS, encoded by the coding sequence ATGGAGCGGACGGCGCTTATCCGCGCTATCGAAGCTGTAATCTTCGTCTCTTCCGAGCCGGTGGAGACAAAGAGGCTCCTTGAGGTCTTTGAGCCCGAAGAGGTTTCGGCGAGCGAGCTCATGGACGCCCTCGACAGCCTGCGGCGCGATTTCGTGGGCAGGGGGACAGAGCTTTGCGAAGTGAGCGGGGGGTGGCAGTTTCGCACCTCTCCGGATGTGGCCGATTACGTGGCGAGGCTCGACATGCCGCGCCCCTCAAGACTTTCGCAGGCTTCGCTGGAGACCATCGCGATAATAGCCTACCGCCAGCCCGTCACCCGCACCGACATAGAGGAGGTGCGCGGGGTGGACAGCGGCGCGGTGGTGAGGACTCTGATGGAAAAGGGGCTGGTGCGCGTCGTGGGGAAGAAGGACGTTCCCGGCAGGCCGATGCTGCTCGGCACAACGAGAAAATTCCTGGAGGTCTTCGGACTCTCCTCCCTGACCGATCTGCCGACCCTGCGGGAGATCGAGGAGCTTACCCAAGCAGCGGAAGACGGCGCTTCGCCCTCTTCCCAGCCGTCCCTCTCTTTTGGCGGGGCGGAACCGAGACCCAGAGAAATACCTGAACTCCCAATGGATGAAAATGACTCTTGA